The following coding sequences lie in one Spirosoma sp. KUDC1026 genomic window:
- the ffh gene encoding signal recognition particle protein — MFENLQDKLNKAIKSLKGQGRITEINVAATIKEVRRALTDADVNYKVAKEITDRIRDKAIDRKVLISVEPGQLFVKIVQEELTELMGGEAQGINIKGDPAVILIAGLQGSGKTTFSGKLASYLKKQGRNVLLVADDLYRPAAIDQLKVLGEQVGVEVYSEPDSKDAVSIARNAVEHGRKTGKRIIIVDTAGRLAVDEAMMQEIEAVKKAINPSETLFVVDSMTGQDAVNTAKTFNDRLNFDGVVLTKLDGDARGGAALSIKTVVSKPIKFISTGEKMEALDVFYPDRMASRILGMGDVISLVERAQQAFDEEEAQRINAKMRKNQFDFDDFLSQLQQIKKMGNVKDLLGMIPGMGKMVKDLDIDNDSFKPIEAIISSMTPKERSRPELIDGSRKKRIAAGSGTSIQQVNNLLKQFDEMRKMMKKMNTMQATGKLSKLMK, encoded by the coding sequence ATGTTCGAGAATCTTCAGGATAAGCTCAATAAGGCCATAAAAAGCCTCAAAGGGCAGGGCCGCATTACTGAAATTAACGTTGCTGCCACCATCAAAGAGGTACGTCGTGCCCTAACGGATGCCGACGTAAACTATAAGGTAGCGAAAGAAATTACCGATCGTATTCGCGACAAAGCCATCGACCGCAAGGTACTGATCTCGGTTGAGCCGGGGCAGCTCTTTGTTAAGATCGTGCAGGAAGAACTGACCGAACTGATGGGGGGCGAAGCGCAGGGGATCAATATCAAAGGTGATCCCGCTGTTATCCTGATCGCTGGTCTGCAGGGTTCGGGTAAAACGACCTTCTCGGGCAAACTGGCGTCGTACCTGAAAAAGCAGGGCCGTAACGTGCTGCTCGTGGCGGATGATCTGTACCGTCCGGCTGCTATCGACCAGTTAAAAGTACTGGGTGAGCAGGTTGGCGTGGAAGTATACTCGGAGCCGGACAGCAAAGACGCTGTCAGCATCGCCAGAAACGCCGTTGAACACGGCCGCAAGACGGGTAAGCGTATCATTATCGTCGATACCGCCGGTCGTCTGGCCGTCGACGAAGCGATGATGCAGGAAATTGAAGCCGTTAAGAAGGCGATCAACCCCAGCGAAACGCTGTTCGTTGTCGACTCCATGACGGGTCAGGATGCTGTTAACACCGCTAAAACCTTCAACGACCGACTCAATTTCGATGGTGTCGTCCTGACGAAACTGGACGGTGATGCCCGTGGTGGTGCTGCCCTGTCGATCAAGACGGTAGTCAGCAAGCCGATCAAGTTCATTAGTACGGGGGAGAAAATGGAAGCGCTCGACGTTTTCTATCCCGATCGAATGGCCAGCCGGATTCTGGGCATGGGCGACGTAATCTCGCTGGTGGAGCGGGCGCAGCAAGCCTTCGATGAGGAGGAAGCGCAGCGTATCAACGCCAAGATGCGAAAGAACCAGTTCGACTTCGATGACTTCCTTTCGCAGCTGCAGCAGATCAAAAAGATGGGTAACGTCAAGGATCTGCTGGGTATGATTCCGGGGATGGGCAAGATGGTGAAAGATCTGGACATCGATAATGATTCGTTCAAACCCATAGAAGCCATTATCAGTTCAATGACGCCCAAAGAACGTAGCCGTCCGGAACTCATCGATGGCAGCCGCAAAAAACGCATTGCAGCCGGTAGTGGTACGAGCATTCAGCAGGTGAACAACCTACTGAAGCAATTCGACGAGATGCGGAAGATGATGAAAAAAATGAACACCATGCAGGCAACCGGCAAGCTAAGCAAACTCATGAAGTAA
- a CDS encoding OmpW family outer membrane protein, giving the protein MKKLSTFLSFAVLSFISVATAQAQVNLKSISIGASYWKPSLDYWNERSFLRDYNNGQGAKLEGAVMPTAALEIGLVKGLSIGGRVGYWSKSVSSPLTIGGVNRTEDLQLSIIPASLDLKYTFGETTTTEEGAKKPFVTPYIGASVARYFISNKFNRQVTNGDGTLSQTQTGNNYGLQVFVGAERQLVKKLYLALDVRYHIGSYKQAVAEGTTSTTEKVSLNGVEAGLSLRFKLK; this is encoded by the coding sequence ATGAAAAAACTATCTACCTTCCTTTCGTTCGCTGTTTTATCATTCATTTCTGTAGCTACCGCACAGGCGCAGGTTAACCTGAAAAGCATCAGCATTGGTGCCAGCTACTGGAAACCTTCGCTGGATTACTGGAACGAACGTTCCTTCCTGCGGGACTATAACAACGGCCAGGGCGCTAAGCTCGAAGGGGCCGTTATGCCGACTGCTGCCCTGGAAATTGGTTTGGTTAAAGGACTATCAATTGGTGGACGTGTTGGCTACTGGAGTAAATCGGTATCCAGCCCGTTGACGATTGGTGGTGTCAACCGCACCGAAGATCTGCAGCTGTCCATCATTCCCGCATCGCTGGATCTGAAATACACCTTCGGCGAAACGACCACGACGGAGGAAGGCGCGAAAAAACCATTTGTCACTCCCTACATCGGAGCCAGCGTAGCCCGGTATTTCATCAGTAACAAGTTTAACCGGCAGGTGACCAATGGTGACGGTACGTTGAGCCAGACCCAGACGGGCAACAACTACGGTTTACAGGTGTTCGTGGGTGCCGAACGGCAGCTGGTTAAAAAGCTCTACCTGGCGCTCGACGTACGGTACCACATCGGTAGCTACAAACAGGCCGTAGCCGAAGGAACGACTAGCACAACCGAAAAAGTAAGCCTGAACGGTGTGGAAGCTGGCCTGTCGCTTCGCTTCAAACTCAAATAA